Proteins encoded by one window of Anderseniella sp. Alg231-50:
- a CDS encoding MFS transporter gives MDKTKTSAVSGHAGRRVIVAAGLLCLVLGSVHAFSVFLAPLETAYSVSRASASLIYSIALITLTISVLVGPRYFHHLSAGSILLASGLVAAAGTLITAFAPGIIAVVFGYSVLFGAANGVGYGFGLQIAAKANQGREGMAMGIVTACYATGAMIAPAGFQWALSHGGMQTAMLGLCIALIAVSVCGAMIISSTEARLDAPAQQAARGQIRSSEVALLWTGFGASVFSGLMVIGHAAEIARADQLAHLIWMAPALIAGFNLAGSLSGGYLADAVSPKRLLAGLAVFLSGVLALLAVSEPGLPVLAGLACVGFCYGAIISIYPAIIAKRYGMANSPRIYGRVFTAWGAAGLAGPWLAGALFDATGGYVIALATAAGLSLVSAAAVTVLFR, from the coding sequence ATGGATAAAACCAAAACATCTGCAGTGAGCGGTCATGCCGGCAGGCGGGTGATCGTAGCAGCGGGCCTGCTGTGCCTCGTGCTGGGTTCTGTGCATGCGTTTTCGGTGTTTCTTGCGCCGCTTGAAACGGCCTATTCGGTTTCACGGGCGAGCGCCAGCCTGATTTACTCTATCGCTCTGATCACATTGACGATTTCGGTCCTGGTCGGCCCGAGATACTTCCATCACCTGTCCGCCGGTTCCATCCTGCTTGCCTCCGGGTTGGTGGCCGCCGCCGGAACACTGATTACAGCCTTTGCGCCCGGTATCATCGCCGTCGTGTTTGGCTACAGCGTACTGTTCGGGGCGGCCAACGGCGTCGGGTACGGCTTTGGCCTGCAGATCGCGGCAAAGGCCAATCAGGGCCGCGAAGGCATGGCCATGGGCATTGTGACGGCGTGCTATGCCACCGGCGCGATGATTGCACCTGCCGGGTTTCAGTGGGCATTGTCCCATGGAGGGATGCAGACCGCCATGCTGGGCCTGTGCATCGCCCTGATCGCTGTATCGGTTTGCGGTGCCATGATAATCAGCAGCACGGAGGCGCGGCTGGATGCACCGGCACAACAGGCTGCACGCGGCCAGATCAGGTCGAGCGAGGTAGCGTTGCTGTGGACCGGCTTCGGCGCCAGCGTTTTCTCCGGCCTGATGGTCATCGGCCATGCCGCCGAAATCGCCAGAGCAGATCAGCTTGCCCACCTGATCTGGATGGCACCGGCCCTGATCGCAGGGTTCAACCTGGCAGGCAGCCTGTCGGGCGGGTACCTGGCCGACGCCGTGTCGCCAAAACGGCTGCTGGCGGGCCTGGCAGTGTTCCTGTCCGGCGTTCTTGCGCTGCTGGCCGTCAGTGAGCCCGGCCTGCCGGTTCTGGCCGGTCTGGCCTGCGTCGGGTTTTGCTATGGCGCCATCATTTCCATCTATCCGGCCATCATTGCCAAACGCTACGGTATGGCCAACAGCCCGCGCATTTACGGCCGAGTGTTTACCGCCTGGGGGGCAGCAGGTCTTGCCGGCCCGTGGCTGGCAGGCGCCCTGTTTGATGCAACGGGCGGCTATGTGATTGCCCTCGCCACCGCCGCCGGGCTGAGCCTTGTCTCCGCCGCGGCGGTGACGGTGCTGTTTCGATAG